The Chitinophagales bacterium genome contains a region encoding:
- a CDS encoding VCBS repeat-containing protein, with protein sequence MSNFFPRLRAYLAVTAVALLLASCKNFDHVYSRNFDFPPADSTKFARLDEPSGKLFDLLTDKSTGIDFANRMDFKFLDDNNLYVNYYNGGGVAVLNINGDSLPDLYMTGNKVADQIYVNEGNMHFKNVSQNSGILQKNKGWSTGVAVVDINNDGFDDVYVCRSRWKDSLANLFYINNGNGTFTEKGKEYGIDCSDSYTMGAVFFDYDNDGDLDLYVKNHPSDFVERMRFNNLEKVEQGKNQSDKFYRNDGNGHFTDVSKEAGINNHGYGLAVCAADVNDDGWMDVYGCNDFAMYDYLYINNGNGTFTDHSGDWLSKSSMFSMGVDIADVNNDAWQDIVTCDMRFDHSYMRRSFALGLRRNEFSNMVSSGYHYQYVKNALHINNGNNTFSEIANLAGVDATDWSWGPLFCDYDNDGLKDLFIPNGYYRWLNIDERELYQAMRDATRRQDSVAYNKLYALVSKKKLIVPNYIYKNNGNFTFSNEIDNWGCNLPTITHGAALADLDMDGDMDMVTSVTESSTIVYRNNSEKLDNNHYIRFKLTGSDKNINAIGTKIYIYSKSGMQMVQHHVVRGYQSTSENIAHFGLAKDDTVYKVIVIWPDEKTQVLKNLAANQVVKLDYKNAVNEKIDIHAKYTPMFADATVKLGVDYKHVEDEYEDFKKELLLPHKMSRFGPGLAVADVNGDGLEDFFVSGAIRSPGELYFQTANKTFVKAPSQPWVNDKATEQLGVLFFDADGDGDADLYMATGGSEFSPEDPLLNDMLFINDGKGNFTKNTKAIPDMRVSGSCVVAGDYDNDGDLDLFVGGRVVPTKYPLPAKSAILRNDKGMFTDVTKEVAPELEKGGLVCGAIWTDYNADNKLDLMIIGEWMPVTLYKNDGAKFSNATAETGLADATGWWNSIVSGDFDNDGDLDYVAGNEGLNSRYYQPTAEQPIDLYSSDFDKNGTNDIVLSVYNYNKSYPVKTRMTMTEQIPMIGDKFKLYKTFALATTEEVFGKEALDAATHYTAKTLASSYIENQGNGKFAVHALPMEAQFSCLYGMLPYDINNDGNLDIIAHGNFFSPESETEKQDACIGLTMLGDGKGNFRPLSIKESGFFSNKDAKALAIIYLGKNESPVLLGTNNNDKMFAYSFLSNMQSKIALTEKDRFAEIYYKDGRKEKRENNIGSGYLSEGSKTISFVPGLVDKVVVTDYLGQQRTTFQGQAIASK encoded by the coding sequence ATGAGTAATTTTTTTCCGCGCCTCAGGGCTTACCTCGCTGTAACTGCTGTTGCGCTCTTGCTGGCATCTTGCAAGAATTTCGATCACGTGTATTCACGTAACTTCGATTTCCCCCCTGCTGACAGCACAAAATTTGCACGGCTCGATGAACCATCGGGTAAGTTATTCGACCTGCTAACCGATAAATCCACCGGCATCGATTTTGCCAACCGCATGGATTTTAAGTTTCTTGACGACAACAACCTGTATGTAAATTATTATAACGGCGGCGGCGTGGCCGTGCTTAATATTAACGGTGATTCATTGCCCGATCTGTATATGACCGGTAATAAAGTGGCCGATCAGATTTATGTGAATGAAGGCAACATGCACTTTAAAAATGTTTCCCAAAATTCCGGTATCCTTCAGAAAAATAAAGGCTGGTCAACCGGTGTTGCCGTAGTTGATATCAACAACGATGGATTTGATGATGTGTATGTATGCCGCTCCCGCTGGAAAGATTCCCTTGCCAATCTGTTTTACATCAATAACGGGAACGGAACGTTTACTGAAAAAGGTAAAGAATATGGCATCGACTGCTCCGACAGTTATACGATGGGTGCCGTATTTTTTGATTACGACAATGATGGCGATCTCGACCTCTATGTTAAAAACCATCCGAGCGATTTTGTTGAACGCATGCGCTTCAACAACCTCGAAAAAGTGGAACAGGGCAAAAATCAAAGTGATAAATTCTACCGCAATGACGGCAACGGCCATTTCACCGATGTTTCAAAGGAAGCAGGTATCAACAATCACGGTTATGGCCTGGCTGTTTGCGCCGCTGATGTGAATGATGACGGATGGATGGATGTCTACGGCTGCAATGATTTCGCCATGTATGACTATCTCTACATCAATAATGGTAACGGAACATTCACCGATCATTCAGGCGACTGGCTGTCAAAAAGCTCGATGTTCAGCATGGGCGTTGATATTGCCGACGTAAACAACGATGCTTGGCAGGATATCGTAACCTGCGACATGCGTTTTGATCATTCTTACATGCGCCGCTCTTTTGCCCTGGGCTTGCGCAGAAATGAGTTCAGCAACATGGTGAGCAGCGGTTATCATTATCAGTATGTAAAAAATGCATTGCACATCAATAACGGCAACAACACCTTTTCTGAAATAGCCAACCTCGCTGGCGTAGACGCTACCGACTGGTCGTGGGGCCCGCTGTTCTGCGATTACGACAACGATGGCCTGAAGGACCTGTTTATCCCCAATGGCTACTACCGCTGGCTGAATATTGATGAACGGGAATTGTACCAGGCCATGCGTGATGCAACCCGCCGCCAGGACAGCGTTGCGTACAATAAACTCTATGCACTCGTAAGCAAGAAAAAGCTGATTGTGCCGAATTATATTTATAAGAACAACGGTAACTTCACCTTCTCCAACGAAATCGACAACTGGGGTTGCAACCTGCCCACTATCACGCACGGGGCCGCATTGGCCGACCTCGACATGGACGGTGATATGGATATGGTGACCAGCGTTACAGAATCTTCTACCATTGTTTATCGCAACAACTCTGAGAAACTGGATAACAATCACTACATCCGTTTCAAACTTACCGGAAGCGATAAAAACATTAATGCCATCGGCACCAAGATTTATATCTATTCCAAAAGCGGCATGCAGATGGTGCAGCACCATGTCGTACGCGGCTACCAGTCAACATCAGAGAACATTGCACATTTCGGCCTCGCTAAAGATGACACCGTTTATAAAGTGATCGTTATCTGGCCTGATGAAAAAACGCAGGTACTGAAAAACCTGGCCGCTAACCAGGTGGTGAAGCTCGACTATAAAAATGCCGTCAACGAAAAGATTGACATTCATGCGAAATACACCCCCATGTTTGCCGATGCCACAGTAAAACTTGGCGTCGATTACAAGCACGTGGAAGATGAATATGAAGATTTCAAAAAGGAATTGCTGCTGCCGCATAAAATGAGCCGGTTCGGTCCGGGCCTCGCAGTGGCCGATGTAAATGGCGACGGGCTCGAAGACTTTTTTGTCAGCGGCGCAATCCGTTCACCGGGTGAATTATATTTTCAGACAGCGAACAAAACTTTTGTGAAGGCACCTTCTCAGCCATGGGTGAATGATAAAGCAACGGAACAGCTTGGCGTGTTATTTTTTGATGCTGACGGCGATGGCGATGCTGATCTCTATATGGCAACCGGCGGCAGTGAATTCAGCCCTGAAGATCCGCTGCTGAATGATATGCTGTTTATAAATGACGGTAAAGGCAACTTTACTAAAAACACGAAAGCCATTCCCGACATGCGTGTCAGCGGCTCCTGTGTAGTGGCCGGTGATTATGATAATGACGGTGACCTCGACCTCTTCGTGGGCGGTCGTGTAGTGCCAACCAAATATCCGCTGCCTGCGAAGAGTGCAATTCTCCGCAACGACAAAGGTATGTTTACCGATGTCACGAAAGAGGTTGCCCCCGAACTGGAGAAAGGTGGCCTGGTATGCGGCGCTATCTGGACGGATTACAATGCGGATAACAAGCTTGATCTGATGATTATCGGCGAATGGATGCCGGTGACTTTATATAAAAATGATGGTGCAAAATTTTCCAATGCAACGGCCGAAACCGGCCTTGCCGATGCAACCGGCTGGTGGAACAGCATTGTTTCCGGCGACTTCGACAATGACGGTGACCTCGATTATGTGGCCGGCAATGAAGGATTGAATTCACGGTATTATCAGCCAACAGCTGAACAACCGATTGACTTGTATTCATCCGACTTTGATAAAAACGGCACCAACGACATCGTGCTTTCTGTTTACAACTATAATAAATCATATCCGGTAAAAACCAGGATGACGATGACAGAACAGATTCCGATGATCGGTGACAAATTCAAGCTGTATAAAACATTTGCTTTAGCCACCACGGAAGAAGTGTTTGGCAAGGAAGCACTCGATGCAGCAACACATTACACGGCAAAAACACTGGCTTCTTCCTATATCGAGAATCAGGGCAACGGGAAATTTGCGGTGCATGCCTTGCCCATGGAAGCTCAATTCTCCTGCCTGTACGGCATGTTGCCTTATGACATCAATAACGACGGAAACCTCGACATCATCGCTCACGGTAACTTCTTCAGCCCTGAATCAGAAACAGAGAAACAGGATGCCTGTATCGGGTTAACGATGCTGGGTGATGGAAAAGGCAACTTCAGGCCATTGAGCATCAAGGAATCAGGCTTTTTCTCCAATAAAGACGCTAAGGCGCTGGCAATTATCTACCTCGGTAAAAATGAATCACCTGTTTTGCTGGGCACCAATAACAATGATAAAATGTTCGCCTATAGTTTCCTGTCTAACATGCAAAGCAAGATTGCGCTGACCGAAAAGGACCGCTTCGCGGAAATCTATTATAAAGATGGCCGCAAGGAAAAACGCGAGAACAACATCGGTTCAGGTTACCTGTCTGAAGGTTCGAAAACAATATCCTTTGTGCCCGGGTTAGTTGATAAAGTGGTGGTCACTGATTATCTCGGTCAGCAGCGCACCACCTTCCAGGGACAAGCCATAGCATCCAAATAA
- a CDS encoding vanadium-dependent haloperoxidase → MKKTVPVLMLLLALVAGSFYSCENGGGTSGSVYNEKSKPATEFSNKMAIAWADLLLDQIRFQRIGPPPAARAMGYLGAAMYESVVHGIPDGHSLAGQLKGLDKLPVPDANMEYDWPTVVNNCAYLVCDEGIARYMGPNTVALVQLRDKMNHLRDSLVGNADVSARSKKYGEDLANAFIDYMKTDLYDYTRENNIYESPSRAGDPAHPELWEPTDIDKTAFEPYFGTLRPMGIDTTELCMQDPTIPYSQDSTSEFYKFTAKLYGIDTSFSEYDRITSLYWADCPVETYTPPGHWMKMAKQQINKNNYNLAQTCELFAYLGMAEYNAAISVWKIKYKVNLLRPKTYIAEVLGKPDWEPYLETPPFPEYPSGHSGFSGAASTILTHYFGDNVEFTDSTNLVIGLNPRTFKSFNAAAHEAAYSRMYGGIHYEAAILDGVTIGTCIANNLLKNVKLGNGSTAEAKK, encoded by the coding sequence ATGAAAAAAACAGTTCCTGTGCTGATGCTGCTTCTTGCATTGGTGGCCGGCAGTTTTTACAGTTGTGAAAACGGCGGCGGCACAAGCGGCAGCGTGTACAATGAAAAATCAAAACCGGCTACAGAATTTTCCAATAAGATGGCGATAGCCTGGGCTGACCTGTTATTGGACCAGATACGCTTTCAGCGAATCGGTCCGCCTCCGGCAGCACGCGCAATGGGTTACCTGGGCGCAGCTATGTATGAATCTGTTGTGCATGGCATTCCGGATGGTCATTCACTGGCCGGTCAGTTGAAAGGACTTGATAAACTGCCGGTGCCTGATGCGAATATGGAGTACGACTGGCCTACGGTAGTGAATAACTGTGCATACCTGGTTTGTGATGAAGGCATAGCCCGTTACATGGGGCCTAACACGGTAGCACTTGTTCAGTTACGCGATAAAATGAACCACCTGCGTGACAGTCTTGTCGGAAATGCCGATGTTTCTGCCCGTTCCAAAAAGTATGGTGAGGACCTGGCCAATGCATTTATTGATTACATGAAAACCGATTTATACGATTATACCCGCGAGAATAATATTTATGAATCCCCTTCACGTGCCGGCGACCCTGCGCACCCTGAACTGTGGGAGCCTACTGATATTGACAAGACTGCATTTGAGCCGTACTTCGGCACGCTACGTCCGATGGGTATTGATACGACTGAATTATGTATGCAGGATCCAACGATCCCTTACAGCCAGGACTCCACTTCAGAGTTTTACAAGTTTACTGCCAAGCTCTACGGCATTGATACTTCTTTCAGTGAGTATGACCGGATTACCTCTTTGTACTGGGCTGATTGTCCTGTAGAAACATACACTCCGCCGGGCCACTGGATGAAAATGGCCAAGCAGCAAATCAACAAGAACAACTATAACCTGGCACAGACCTGCGAGTTATTCGCATATCTCGGCATGGCAGAATACAATGCAGCGATCTCTGTATGGAAAATAAAATACAAGGTTAACTTGCTCCGTCCGAAAACCTACATTGCGGAAGTGCTTGGCAAGCCGGATTGGGAGCCTTACCTTGAAACGCCACCATTTCCCGAATATCCTTCAGGCCACTCCGGATTTTCTGGTGCAGCATCCACTATCCTCACTCACTACTTTGGCGACAATGTGGAGTTTACAGACAGCACTAATCTTGTGATCGGGCTTAATCCGAGAACATTCAAATCATTTAATGCCGCTGCCCATGAAGCTGCCTATTCCCGTATGTATGGCGGCATCCATTATGAAGCGGCCATACTGGATGGTGTGACCATTGGAACTTGTATTGCCAACAATTTGCTGAAAAATGTGAAACTGGGAAACGGTAGCACTGCAGAAGCAAAAAAATAA
- a CDS encoding GNAT family N-acetyltransferase: MTFIQMTSAHYPAVREIYLQGIATGNATFQTSAPEWETWDQEHLAYCRIVAVQDNVVIGWAALTPVSGRCVYAGVAEVSVYVNDHARGKGTGKKLLQQLILESEQHQIWTLQAGIFPENTASIHLHKSLGFREVGYREKIGKMNGRWRDTLLFERRSRQTGVDE, encoded by the coding sequence ATGACGTTCATACAGATGACATCAGCACATTATCCTGCAGTGCGGGAAATATACCTGCAGGGCATTGCCACAGGTAATGCAACATTTCAGACATCCGCCCCGGAATGGGAAACATGGGATCAGGAACATCTTGCATATTGCAGGATAGTCGCCGTGCAGGATAACGTAGTGATAGGCTGGGCGGCACTAACACCTGTTTCCGGCCGCTGCGTTTATGCCGGCGTGGCTGAAGTAAGTGTTTATGTCAACGATCACGCAAGGGGAAAGGGCACCGGTAAAAAATTACTGCAACAACTGATACTGGAAAGCGAGCAACATCAGATCTGGACTTTACAGGCAGGCATTTTTCCCGAAAACACTGCCAGCATCCACCTGCATAAATCACTGGGATTTCGGGAAGTAGGCTACCGCGAAAAAATCGGGAAGATGAATGGCCGGTGGCGCGATACGCTTCTGTTTGAAAGAAGAAGCAGGCAAACGGGAGTTGATGAATAG
- a CDS encoding tetratricopeptide repeat protein: protein MNRNLFQYAGYWLPYCVLICLSYSAAAQSPESLMAEGNKAYAAANFSEAQRLYESALSQSATHQFPEWQFNLGNALYQQQKFTEALLQFNQLSAASVSGGLKAASYYNAGNCYLQQKNYMAALTAYKNTLRLNPLDEDARYNLTLVTALMAKDAPSSKTAAARPKTSLQPPPASLSPEEQRRLLDQLNDAEHKTLQQRPKKLQQQKKNLKDW, encoded by the coding sequence TCAATATGCCGGCTATTGGCTGCCGTACTGTGTGCTGATCTGCTTGTCATATTCAGCAGCCGCACAATCACCGGAATCGCTGATGGCGGAAGGAAACAAGGCCTACGCCGCCGCTAATTTTAGTGAAGCGCAGCGCCTGTACGAATCGGCATTGTCGCAAAGTGCAACACATCAGTTTCCCGAATGGCAGTTTAACCTTGGCAATGCACTCTATCAGCAGCAAAAATTTACGGAAGCACTTTTACAGTTTAATCAACTTTCAGCAGCATCTGTCTCTGGAGGTTTAAAAGCTGCATCGTATTATAATGCAGGCAATTGCTATCTGCAGCAAAAAAATTACATGGCTGCGCTTACAGCTTATAAAAACACATTACGCCTCAACCCGCTGGATGAAGATGCACGTTATAACCTCACGCTGGTCACCGCCCTGATGGCGAAGGATGCCCCTTCTTCCAAAACTGCTGCTGCCAGGCCTAAAACATCACTTCAGCCGCCGCCGGCAAGCCTGTCACCTGAAGAACAACGCCGCCTGCTCGACCAGTTAAATGATGCCGAGCATAAAACCCTGCAGCAACGGCCCAAAAAACTGCAGCAGCAAAAGAAAAACCTGAAAGACTGGTAA
- a CDS encoding response regulator transcription factor → MATPKATILLVEDDTNLAFVTKDNLENKGYAVQHCSDGTTCFDLFSREQFDLCLLDVMLPKMDGLALAQKIREKDKHVPIIFITAKSMLEDKIAGFKVGGDDYISKPFSIDELLFKIEVFLKRSKVFVESVNTQQQFTIGKYAFDFANLTLVINGTENTLTLREAEVLRFLAQHQNELVPRENLLKQIWGSDDYFLGRSLDVFISRLRKNLKDDSRVSIDNIHGVGFKLVVK, encoded by the coding sequence ATGGCAACTCCTAAAGCCACTATCCTGTTGGTGGAAGATGATACGAACCTCGCATTCGTGACGAAAGATAACCTCGAAAACAAAGGTTATGCCGTGCAGCATTGTTCAGACGGAACTACGTGTTTTGATTTATTTAGCAGGGAACAGTTTGATCTTTGCCTGCTCGATGTGATGTTACCCAAAATGGATGGCCTTGCACTGGCACAGAAGATCCGGGAAAAAGATAAGCATGTGCCTATCATTTTTATCACCGCCAAATCAATGCTGGAAGATAAAATCGCAGGCTTTAAAGTTGGCGGCGACGATTATATTTCAAAACCGTTCAGCATTGATGAGCTGCTGTTTAAGATTGAAGTGTTTCTGAAACGCAGCAAAGTATTCGTTGAATCGGTGAATACACAACAGCAGTTCACCATCGGCAAATACGCATTCGACTTTGCCAACCTCACTTTAGTCATCAACGGCACAGAAAACACGCTCACCTTAAGAGAGGCGGAAGTGCTTCGTTTTCTTGCACAGCATCAGAATGAACTTGTGCCACGCGAAAACCTGCTGAAGCAAATATGGGGATCAGATGATTATTTCCTCGGCAGAAGCCTTGATGTTTTTATTTCCAGGCTGAGAAAAAACCTGAAGGATGATAGCCGCGTTTCCATTGATAACATCCACGGCGTAGGATTTAAACTCGTTGTGAAATAA
- a CDS encoding arsenite methyltransferase, translating to METNEKIKEQVKATYREIAQQEKSFNAASCCGATCCSGEVYNIMAEEYTALNGYQPDADLGLGCGLPTQFAVIKKGDVVIDLGSGAGNDCFVARAETGEAGKVIGIDMTAEMISRARANAEKLGFHNVEFRLGEIEHLPITSGLADVIVSNCVLNLVPDKKKAFSEIYRVLRPGGHFSISDIVLTGNLPDKILHTAEMYAGCISGAIQKEDYLRIIHEAGFEDISLKKEKPVIIPDDILSAVLTEEEIRLFKNSGVGIYSITVSASKQREKKNDAAAACCDKSVCCQ from the coding sequence ATGGAAACCAATGAAAAAATTAAAGAACAGGTTAAGGCCACTTACCGTGAAATCGCACAGCAGGAGAAATCATTCAATGCCGCTTCCTGTTGCGGCGCCACCTGTTGTTCCGGCGAAGTGTATAATATAATGGCAGAAGAATATACTGCGCTGAATGGCTATCAGCCTGATGCCGACCTCGGTCTTGGTTGCGGACTGCCCACCCAATTTGCCGTTATCAAAAAAGGTGATGTAGTGATCGATCTTGGTTCTGGCGCAGGAAATGATTGCTTCGTGGCTCGCGCTGAAACGGGCGAGGCCGGCAAAGTAATAGGCATTGACATGACAGCTGAAATGATCAGCCGTGCAAGAGCTAATGCCGAAAAACTCGGTTTTCACAATGTTGAATTCCGGCTTGGCGAAATTGAGCACCTGCCGATTACTTCAGGACTGGCAGACGTGATCGTCAGCAACTGTGTACTCAACCTCGTTCCTGATAAGAAGAAAGCATTTTCAGAAATATACCGTGTGCTCAGGCCGGGCGGACATTTCAGTATTTCCGACATCGTATTGACAGGTAATCTTCCGGATAAAATTCTACATACGGCAGAAATGTATGCCGGCTGTATCTCCGGCGCTATCCAAAAGGAAGACTATCTCCGCATCATCCATGAGGCAGGCTTTGAAGATATCAGCCTGAAAAAGGAAAAACCGGTCATCATCCCTGACGATATTCTGTCTGCTGTTTTAACGGAAGAAGAGATACGTCTTTTCAAAAACAGCGGAGTCGGTATTTACAGCATCACCGTATCTGCCTCCAAGCAGCGTGAAAAAAAGAATGATGCCGCAGCCGCCTGCTGCGATAAATCGGTTTGCTGCCAATAG
- a CDS encoding metalloregulator ArsR/SmtB family transcription factor, with the protein MASHKKDEFTLKENELAAFAKALSHPARIAILKTIAARNSCICGEIVEVLPLAQSTVSQHLKELLNAGLIQGTVDGPKSCYCINWKTFNKFFDSFNSFFNKAKAMNESCC; encoded by the coding sequence ATGGCCTCCCATAAAAAAGACGAATTCACCCTGAAAGAAAACGAACTGGCTGCATTTGCCAAAGCGTTGAGCCATCCCGCGCGCATCGCCATCCTCAAAACTATTGCAGCACGCAACAGTTGTATCTGCGGGGAAATTGTAGAGGTATTGCCGCTGGCACAATCCACTGTTTCGCAGCACCTCAAAGAATTGCTGAACGCCGGCCTTATACAGGGAACCGTTGACGGGCCCAAATCCTGCTATTGCATCAACTGGAAAACATTCAATAAATTCTTCGACAGCTTCAACTCCTTTTTTAACAAAGCGAAAGCGATGAATGAATCCTGCTGCTGA
- a CDS encoding outer membrane protein assembly factor, whose translation MKCIITLFVIVCIQIPIFCFGQDSVAVSAKKGKDRKVSFAVLPAIASNPSNGFMFGVTGVAGWYMGDRQTTTLSNAVGAVIYTTKKQSINFIKSDLFLRNDRWMLKGDWRLFFSTEKTYGLGSGPLADKPVPFEQQVDFDLIRFHETAMMRLGTSRFFAGVGYHLDLHRHINDVFSEQVPDSVTATSNDSYSLQHGFNTEQYKSSGISLNALFDSRNNPVFPAEGNYAFASLRLNEQWLGSDKGASTLWLEYRHYFSLSHQSSRHIIALWTYANLLTSGVTPYLDLPAVGWDTYGRSARGYKQGQIRGHDLLYAELEWRFPLPVVFRRWPDLLGGVLFANASTASDTDTGLSLFAAIDPAAGIGLRIMLSQQSKTNLTIDYAFGAYGSSGLYLDFNEAF comes from the coding sequence ATGAAATGCATCATCACTTTGTTCGTGATTGTATGTATACAGATACCCATTTTTTGCTTCGGGCAGGATTCCGTGGCGGTAAGTGCAAAAAAGGGAAAGGACAGAAAGGTGTCTTTTGCAGTGTTACCGGCTATTGCTTCCAATCCTTCCAATGGCTTCATGTTTGGTGTCACCGGTGTTGCCGGATGGTACATGGGTGACAGGCAAACCACCACGCTCTCCAATGCCGTTGGCGCCGTTATTTACACAACAAAAAAGCAATCCATCAACTTTATCAAGTCTGACCTCTTTTTGCGGAATGACCGTTGGATGCTGAAGGGAGACTGGCGATTATTTTTTTCTACCGAGAAGACGTACGGATTAGGTTCGGGGCCGTTAGCGGACAAGCCTGTCCCTTTTGAGCAACAGGTTGATTTCGACCTGATCAGGTTTCATGAAACAGCAATGATGCGACTGGGTACATCCCGTTTTTTTGCCGGCGTCGGTTATCATCTCGACCTGCACCGGCATATTAATGATGTGTTCAGTGAGCAGGTGCCTGATTCTGTAACCGCAACCAGTAATGATAGCTATAGCCTGCAGCATGGATTTAATACAGAGCAATATAAATCATCGGGTATTTCGCTGAATGCATTATTCGACAGCAGGAACAACCCGGTATTTCCTGCTGAAGGTAATTATGCATTCGCTTCACTCAGGTTAAATGAGCAATGGCTGGGCAGCGATAAAGGCGCCAGCACGTTATGGCTTGAATACCGGCACTATTTCAGCCTTTCTCATCAGTCATCCAGGCATATCATTGCACTGTGGACTTATGCTAACCTGCTCACCTCCGGTGTCACGCCATATCTTGATCTGCCGGCGGTGGGCTGGGATACCTATGGCAGATCGGCACGCGGATATAAGCAAGGACAGATACGTGGTCATGATCTGTTATATGCGGAATTGGAATGGCGTTTTCCGTTGCCTGTTGTGTTCAGGAGATGGCCCGACCTTTTAGGCGGTGTATTATTCGCGAATGCTTCCACCGCCAGTGATACTGATACTGGCCTCAGCCTGTTTGCTGCCATTGATCCGGCAGCCGGCATCGGGCTGAGAATAATGCTGAGCCAGCAATCCAAAACCAACCTTACCATTGACTATGCCTTCGGCGCCTATGGATCGAGTGGTTTGTATCTTGATTTTAATGAAGCGTTCTGA
- a CDS encoding HAMP domain-containing histidine kinase produces MKRSPIRIFLLLGLISISGALITQLFWLQKAMKAKGDNFDSNVVLSLRRVAEHLDVSSTNSIITLEVVRKISDRTFQLSVNDKVDCNVLEYYLRTELSYPSLDVDFNYRIHEAESDKQVFSKDVDLKDQKSLYAVSTDLPVFFNGSYNVIIYFPTRAAYIGVKMTIWLFSSFILLVVTCFFVYTIFIILRQFRLVEMQKDFVNNMAHEFKTPISTIAISAETISKPDIIERPERLYSYANIIKNETNRLRNQVDRLLQIAKMESDKIDLHEEETDLHALIRELLPNLSIRADELQGRLSLRLNAKHHIVMADRVHLINILYSLVDNAIKYTEQTPSIEICTWTEADDLCLSVKDNGIGIPEEHRKKIFDKFYRVPTGNIHNVKGFGLGLHYLKLVVNAHKWKIKLESEKNKGSNFIISIPWIKKETVHGNS; encoded by the coding sequence ATGAAGCGCTCACCCATCCGTATCTTCCTGCTCCTCGGACTGATTTCCATCAGCGGCGCGCTCATCACGCAGCTCTTCTGGCTGCAAAAAGCCATGAAGGCAAAAGGCGATAACTTCGACAGCAATGTAGTGCTCTCTCTCCGCCGTGTGGCCGAACACCTCGATGTCTCTTCCACCAATTCTATCATTACACTGGAAGTGGTGCGTAAAATTTCTGACCGCACCTTTCAATTGTCGGTGAATGACAAGGTGGATTGCAATGTGCTGGAATATTACCTGCGCACAGAACTCTCCTATCCCAGCCTTGATGTTGACTTCAACTACCGGATACACGAAGCGGAATCAGATAAACAGGTATTCAGCAAAGACGTTGACCTGAAAGATCAGAAAAGCCTCTATGCTGTGAGTACCGACCTGCCAGTTTTTTTCAACGGTTCCTATAATGTCATCATTTATTTTCCCACGCGGGCAGCTTACATCGGTGTGAAAATGACCATCTGGCTCTTCTCTTCCTTCATTCTGCTGGTAGTTACCTGTTTCTTTGTCTATACGATCTTTATTATTCTGCGGCAATTCAGGTTAGTAGAAATGCAAAAGGATTTCGTGAACAACATGGCACATGAGTTTAAAACACCCATATCCACGATTGCCATCTCCGCGGAAACCATCAGCAAGCCGGATATCATAGAGCGCCCTGAAAGACTTTACAGCTATGCGAACATTATTAAGAATGAAACCAACCGGCTGCGCAACCAGGTTGACCGTCTGTTACAGATCGCCAAAATGGAGAGCGATAAGATTGATCTGCATGAAGAAGAGACGGATCTTCATGCGCTGATCCGCGAATTGCTGCCCAACCTGAGCATCAGGGCGGATGAACTGCAGGGCCGGCTTAGCCTCCGGCTTAATGCAAAGCACCATATTGTTATGGCCGACCGTGTTCATCTTATCAATATCCTCTATAGCCTGGTGGACAATGCCATTAAATACACGGAACAAACTCCGTCTATCGAGATCTGCACCTGGACAGAAGCGGATGACTTATGCCTGTCGGTGAAAGACAACGGGATCGGTATCCCGGAAGAGCACAGGAAGAAAATCTTCGACAAGTTTTACCGTGTGCCAACCGGCAATATTCACAATGTAAAAGGGTTCGGACTGGGGCTGCATTATCTTAAGCTGGTGGTAAATGCCCACAAGTGGAAAATAAAATTAGAGAGTGAAAAAAATAAAGGAAGTAATTTTATCATCTCAATTCCCTGGATCAAAAAAGAAACTGTACATGGCAACTCCTAA